A single genomic interval of Peribacillus sp. FSL H8-0477 harbors:
- the dhaK gene encoding dihydroxyacetone kinase subunit DhaK produces MKKLINDPNNVVEEMMKGMAAAHHDVLKHVPDTAVLTRVERTAGKVGIVSGGGSGHEPAHAGFVGKGMLDAAVCGPVFTSPGPDQVLEGIKAADSGAGVLLVIKNYSGDVMNFEMAMELAEMETITVDKVIVNDDVAVEDSTYTTGRRGIAGTVFVHKIAGAKAETGASLAEVKASAEKAIRNVRSMGMALSACTIPAAGKPGFEMAENEMEIGMGIHGEPGIERTLLKTADEIAEELLLKILQDGVHKSGDEVAVMINGLGSTPLMELYILNGKVSEILAEKGFTVYKTFVGEYMTAIEMAGCSITLLKLDDELKELLDAPAHTTAFRM; encoded by the coding sequence ATGAAGAAGTTGATTAACGATCCTAATAATGTGGTTGAAGAAATGATGAAAGGAATGGCGGCAGCGCATCATGATGTACTGAAGCATGTTCCAGATACAGCTGTATTAACACGTGTTGAACGTACTGCTGGAAAAGTTGGAATCGTCAGCGGAGGCGGCAGCGGGCATGAGCCAGCGCATGCTGGTTTTGTGGGAAAAGGAATGCTGGATGCGGCCGTTTGTGGACCAGTCTTTACTTCGCCAGGCCCTGATCAGGTACTGGAAGGCATTAAAGCCGCCGACAGTGGAGCGGGTGTTTTGTTAGTCATTAAGAATTATTCGGGTGATGTGATGAATTTTGAAATGGCAATGGAACTAGCTGAAATGGAAACGATTACAGTTGACAAAGTAATCGTGAATGATGATGTGGCCGTTGAAGACAGCACATATACGACAGGAAGACGCGGGATTGCCGGAACAGTCTTTGTACATAAAATTGCCGGAGCGAAAGCAGAAACAGGAGCATCTTTAGCAGAAGTAAAAGCAAGTGCCGAAAAAGCAATCCGAAATGTACGCTCGATGGGAATGGCCTTGTCAGCCTGCACAATCCCTGCAGCAGGCAAACCGGGATTTGAAATGGCTGAAAATGAAATGGAAATTGGCATGGGTATTCACGGTGAACCGGGAATTGAACGGACTCTTCTGAAAACAGCCGATGAAATTGCTGAAGAGCTTCTCTTAAAAATTTTGCAGGATGGTGTTCACAAATCTGGTGATGAAGTAGCTGTCATGATTAATGGATTGGGTTCAACACCATTAATGGAATTATATATATTGAATGGAAAAGTGAGTGAGATTCTTGCGGAGAAAGGATTTACCGTCTATAAAACGTTTGTTGGTGAATATATGACAGCGATTGAAATGGCAGGCTGTTCGATTACGCTGTTAAAACTAGATGACGAACTAAAAGAATTATTAGATGCTCCAGCACATACAACAGCATTTCGGATGTAA
- a CDS encoding TIGR00266 family protein, with product MRNHEIDFVIHGDDMQCVEIELDPQETVIAEAGSLMMMDNSIEMETIFGDGSKNNEGVMGKLFGAGKRLVTGESLFMTAFTNTGSGKKQVSFAAPYPGKIIALDLQELGGKMICQKDAFLAAAKGVQVGIEFQRKLGAGFFGGEGFIMQKLEGDGMAFIHAGGTLVQKELKAGDKLRVDTGCLVAFTPSINYSVEMVKGIKTALFGGEGLFFATLEGPGDVLIQSLPFSRLASRVFSAAPRGTGNSKDEGSVLGGMFDLFGGK from the coding sequence ATGCGAAATCATGAAATAGACTTTGTCATTCACGGTGATGATATGCAATGTGTCGAAATTGAACTGGATCCGCAGGAGACAGTTATTGCAGAAGCAGGCAGTTTGATGATGATGGATAACTCGATTGAAATGGAAACCATCTTTGGGGACGGTTCGAAAAACAACGAAGGGGTTATGGGAAAGCTTTTTGGCGCAGGAAAGCGATTGGTCACAGGGGAAAGTTTGTTTATGACAGCCTTCACGAATACGGGGTCTGGTAAAAAGCAAGTTTCCTTCGCTGCACCTTATCCTGGAAAAATAATTGCCCTTGATTTACAAGAGTTAGGCGGCAAAATGATCTGTCAAAAAGACGCCTTTTTGGCAGCGGCAAAAGGTGTTCAGGTGGGCATTGAATTTCAGCGGAAGCTTGGTGCCGGTTTCTTTGGCGGTGAAGGATTTATCATGCAGAAGCTTGAAGGAGATGGAATGGCGTTTATACATGCAGGTGGTACGCTTGTACAAAAAGAATTAAAAGCTGGTGATAAATTGCGTGTCGATACAGGCTGCTTAGTCGCCTTTACACCGAGTATTAATTATTCTGTAGAGATGGTGAAAGGAATAAAAACAGCTCTCTTTGGGGGCGAAGGTTTATTCTTCGCGACACTCGAAGGTCCAGGGGATGTCTTGATTCAATCCCTGCCGTTTTCCCGTTTGGCAAGCCGTGTGTTTTCTGCTGCACCAAGGGGAACAGGGAATTCTAAGGATGAAGGCAGTGTCCTTGGCGGAATGTTTGATTTGTTCGGAGGGAAATAA
- a CDS encoding alpha/beta hydrolase has protein sequence MTVNPRIQFFLDKLKEMPQLPIDQVTPEMYRSQDAGALSFQQEREAVHKVEDQILPLKDRDIPVRIYSPKSEGLLPALVFYHGGGWVVGNLDSHDGICRALANSAQCVVISVDYRLAPEHKFPAAVEDAYDSLQYIASHAKEFSIDHNQIAVGGDSAGGNLAAVTCIIAKEKKTPSICYQLLLYPSTGYAQEPPSIRENAQGYLLTVDMMTWFRKHYVTHDDEMLNPYVSPILYPDLSGLPPAAILTAQYDPLRDVGKAYAEKLEDNGVPVFYKNYQDLIHGFGNFISFVPEALEALNEGAASLRASFVPS, from the coding sequence ATGACTGTGAATCCTAGAATTCAATTTTTTTTAGATAAGTTGAAAGAAATGCCGCAATTGCCAATCGATCAGGTGACGCCAGAGATGTATCGGTCTCAGGATGCTGGGGCATTAAGTTTCCAACAGGAAAGGGAAGCTGTACATAAAGTAGAGGATCAAATCTTACCGCTAAAGGACCGGGATATTCCAGTTCGTATTTATAGCCCGAAAAGCGAGGGGCTTTTGCCTGCGTTAGTTTTTTATCATGGCGGCGGCTGGGTAGTCGGAAACTTGGATAGTCACGATGGAATTTGTCGAGCACTTGCCAATTCAGCTCAGTGTGTGGTTATTTCAGTTGACTATCGTCTTGCACCAGAACACAAATTCCCGGCTGCTGTAGAAGATGCCTATGATTCTCTTCAATATATTGCATCGCACGCAAAGGAATTTTCGATTGACCATAACCAAATTGCGGTGGGCGGAGACAGTGCAGGTGGGAATCTTGCAGCGGTAACTTGTATAATCGCGAAGGAAAAAAAGACACCGAGTATCTGCTATCAACTCCTCCTATATCCTTCGACTGGATATGCTCAAGAACCGCCTTCTATCCGTGAAAATGCTCAAGGCTATTTATTAACAGTAGACATGATGACATGGTTTAGAAAGCATTATGTTACACATGATGACGAGATGCTGAATCCATATGTCTCACCCATTCTCTATCCAGACTTGAGCGGCCTGCCGCCAGCTGCGATTTTAACGGCACAATATGACCCGCTGCGTGATGTTGGGAAAGCGTATGCTGAAAAACTTGAAGACAACGGTGTTCCGGTGTTTTATAAAAATTATCAAGATCTGATTCATGGTTTTGGAAACTTTATTTCTTTTGTACCTGAAGCGCTTGAAGCACTGAATGAGGGTGCGGCCAGCTTGAGAGCTTCGTTTGTACCTAGTTAA
- a CDS encoding SdpI family protein, translating to MKRKVDRTLIITTLICLLPIVVGLMLYNKLPSEIAIHWNASGTPDNYVPKAIAVWGLPILMAAIHQFVLRMMEKDPKRANVSTVLKQVGIWIIPIMSLILTPVTLFKALGYNIPIEIVAPVMVGILITVFGNYLPKCKQNYTVGIRLTWTLNSTDNWNKTHHMAGYLWTIGGICLIIGGFLNIYWVPIVLIIALILVGAPVLYSYSLYKKGI from the coding sequence ATGAAAAGAAAAGTTGACCGAACCTTAATCATCACAACCTTGATTTGCTTACTTCCAATTGTCGTTGGCTTAATGCTTTATAATAAGCTGCCAAGTGAAATCGCCATCCACTGGAATGCTTCGGGAACCCCTGATAATTATGTGCCAAAAGCAATTGCAGTATGGGGATTGCCAATTCTCATGGCTGCTATTCATCAATTTGTCTTAAGGATGATGGAAAAAGACCCTAAACGAGCAAACGTTTCAACTGTATTGAAACAGGTAGGAATATGGATTATCCCAATCATGTCATTGATTTTAACTCCGGTAACATTGTTTAAAGCGCTTGGCTATAACATTCCCATTGAAATAGTAGCACCTGTCATGGTAGGCATATTAATCACAGTCTTCGGAAATTATTTACCTAAATGCAAGCAAAACTATACAGTCGGAATTCGGTTAACATGGACCCTTAATAGTACAGATAATTGGAATAAAACACATCATATGGCAGGCTATTTGTGGACAATCGGGGGAATTTGCCTAATCATTGGAGGCTTTTTGAATATCTACTGGGTGCCAATCGTTCTGATCATCGCACTCATTTTAGTTGGAGCACCGGTATTATATTCCTATTCACTTTACAAGAAGGGGATATGA
- a CDS encoding autorepressor SdpR family transcription factor → MGFPETFKALSDPVRREILVLLKDKKLSAGDIGKHFDMTGATISYHLSQLKKAGLLFETKYKNFIYYEINISVFEEVMLWFSQFGGKENEKKS, encoded by the coding sequence GTGGGGTTTCCAGAAACATTTAAAGCACTTTCCGACCCGGTGCGAAGAGAAATTTTAGTCTTGCTCAAAGATAAAAAATTATCAGCAGGGGACATCGGAAAGCATTTTGATATGACAGGTGCTACAATTTCCTACCATTTATCACAATTAAAAAAAGCAGGTTTACTTTTTGAGACCAAGTATAAAAACTTCATCTACTACGAGATTAACATTTCTGTATTTGAAGAGGTCATGTTGTGGTTCTCACAGTTTGGAGGGAAAGAAAATGAAAAGAAAAGTTGA
- a CDS encoding MOSC domain-containing protein: protein MLIGHIKEIVRHPIKSFYGESVKTTNVMEYGLYGDRSHAFLDETRPGKYVTITQCPNMARYKAKFLGEETMHEYPLIEITTPEGKVVSWGDEGLTKQIEADSNRSISLVKYSPTDVPIGAIELEHLLLISDESLNALQKIWGKETLNHRRFRPNLILALNEQTPFMEEMWFGKTLKIGNQVEIQVKRHCERCMIITVNPDNAERDPSLQKTVLNQRNNHFGVYASVMQTGEIQVGDEVVLVD from the coding sequence ATGTTGATAGGACATATAAAGGAAATTGTTCGCCATCCTATAAAATCATTTTATGGAGAAAGTGTAAAAACCACGAACGTTATGGAATATGGATTATATGGAGATCGCAGCCATGCATTTTTAGATGAAACACGTCCAGGAAAATATGTTACCATCACACAATGCCCAAATATGGCGAGATATAAAGCAAAATTTTTGGGAGAAGAAACCATGCATGAATATCCCTTAATCGAAATAACTACACCTGAGGGGAAGGTAGTGAGTTGGGGAGATGAAGGATTAACTAAACAAATAGAAGCTGATTCAAATCGATCCATTTCCCTAGTGAAGTATTCACCCACTGATGTACCTATTGGGGCCATTGAATTGGAACATCTTCTACTGATATCGGATGAATCCCTAAATGCATTGCAGAAAATTTGGGGGAAAGAAACACTCAATCATAGGCGCTTTCGGCCAAACTTAATCCTTGCCTTAAACGAACAAACCCCATTCATGGAAGAAATGTGGTTTGGCAAGACATTAAAAATAGGAAATCAAGTGGAGATACAGGTTAAGAGACACTGTGAACGATGTATGATAATAACGGTTAATCCTGACAATGCAGAACGGGACCCATCTTTACAAAAAACGGTATTAAACCAACGCAATAATCATTTTGGGGTATATGCTTCCGTAATGCAAACAGGGGAAATACAAGTGGGAGATGAAGTGGTACTGGTTGATTGA